Part of the Candidatus Zixiibacteriota bacterium genome, GGCTGAGGAAATTTCTTAAAGCAATTCCGGCGGTGTAGCTGTTGGAGAGTTTCAGGGCGGCGCCGATATCGGTTGAATATCCGGTTCCGCCGGTGGCGGTGCGGGCGATCATGGTTCCCTCGCCATTGAAGCCGGAAGCCAGGGTGACCACGCCGCCGCGCAGTTCGATGACCTTTTCATATCCGAAACCGCGGATATATCGGAAGGTGCCGCCGACCGCCAGTTCATGGCTGCCCAGCCGCATGAGGGTGGTTCCGTAAGAAAGACCGGCCGAGGCAAAGGCAATTGCCTCACTATACATACCGTCGAGAGAGAACGTATCGGCGAGGCCATTCCCTTCCAGAAACAACTCAAGCGCATCTTTGCCCAGATTGACTTCCGTAGCGGCATTGCCGTTGAGGGATAGCACAAACGATCCCACCGATAACGACATGACGCTGGCTTCAATATCTGCCGTTATTTTTAGCCCTTCGGCTGGTATCTTTCCTAGGATTGTAGATTTATCATTTTCGGTTAGAATGGCGCCGGTATAGCTGTTATAATCGGAAAGGGTGAAACTATTGTTGGAAATTTCGGCGCCGATTCCGGCCAGTTCGAGACCGGCCTGCCGATAGCCGGACAGGCCGATATTGGCCGGATTATAAAGAGGGGCGTAGACGCCTTTCGCCAACCCGATATAAGCTCCGCCCATGGCCATCGCCCTCGCCGACGAGAGTCCGATCGGAAAAGCGGCAGCAGGCATCAAAGCCAGCAATATGAGCAGCATAATAGTTATCTTTTTCATATTTCCTTCATTTGAACTGAGTGTTTCGTAATTACTTTTCACCGTCGAAACGGTACTCGATCTGCAGCACCCCGCCGGCGGTGACATAGTCGGCGCCGGAAATCTTGACCGTCCGGCCGTCGCTTCCGGCCAGAGTGATCAATTGCCCGGAGTACAGAATGGGGTGTTCCAGAATCTTTATATCGAGGCTGTCAAGAGCGATGATATTCTGGCTTTCGGTCGGGGTGACAACGATGTTGCCCGCACCGGTGACGCCGGGCCTGACCTCGATCGGTCCGAGAACCAATTCCGGATTGGTAAAGACCGATGCAGAATCGCCACTCAGATAGATTTCCACAGAGACACCAAGCGGAAGATGATTGACTATCGACGAGAGGAATTGCGCCTGAAGAATATGTTCGGTAATCAGATCAATATTATTCTGGTCGATATCGCGAGAATCAATGTCGCCCCGGAAGGTGGTTTGCCCTATGATGGCCTCGAGCGGCGAACTTATTTCGAGGCGCGACACGATATAATCATCATGAGTGACAGTGCCCACCGTATGACCATCTCCGAAGAGGGCGGTACCGTTAACGGTGATGGCGGTTGGCACCGGGTTGAGGAAAGAGGCAACATTGGAATCGACTATATAGGAAACGACCGGGAAATCCGGTCCGCCGGCCTGAATAGCCCCGGAGAGATTGAGAATCTGTCCGCTGTTTCCATTAACTCCGATATTCAATGTGCCGGGGAAATTTATGCTATTTTCAATTTCCAGGATGAGTGAGGCATTGACCAGCTGCAGCGAATCGAAACCTTTGGGAAGGTCGATGTTCAGATTCAAGCCATTATAGGCCGCTTCGGTCGAATCGATAATGCCGGTCAGGGAGGCGAAGGTGAGATTGGTTATATCGGCGGAAACCAGAATGGAATCACTCTGATCGACTGTGACCATTGCGGGAGCCGAGGAATCTATCACGGCAGAGACTTCGATACTGATCTGCTGCGGCCGGATTTGATCGTACGGCTCGAAGAGATGACCGGCCAGATCACGGCTGACATTCTGAGTACTGTAAGGCGCGATGGTGCAGGTGGTCGAATAGGGGGCGCCGTCCAGCAGGAAATCGGGAACATCTATCTGAATGAGACTGGTCAAGCCGGTGTTGTTATAAATCTGCAGATTGAGATTGCCGGAAGCCAATTCTGCCGAGAGAATGGTGTTGGATTCCGAAAGCGGCACGGCCTGGGAAAAGTCTTTTACGATGCGTGGGATTTCGGCCTGCGCGGCGGAAACGGTCAACCCGGCGCCGCAGTCAAGGCCGGCCGTCAGTGATTTGTCGGCCAGAGATAACATGGTCCCGCCGGGCGTGTGGCAATGGATATAGAGGCGAAGGGTATTGGAAACGGTTTGTCCCGAGAGGTCGGCAAGGACTGTGTCACTGCCTCCATTCGGTATTCCGGGGGGTGTAATGAGTTCGGTCGCCAAAGTCCGCGAATAAACCAGGTCGACTAACTGCACGATGACGGTGTCCAAGTCGACACCAAAATCATTGTTGATGACAATGGCCAGCGAGCCGGATGAGATAGCGGCCCAATTGAATTTGTCGATCGGCGGATAATCTCTTTGAATGTCAAACGACCCCGGGGGGACTTCGTCCAATATCAAAGAAGCATAATCACTCAGATTAACCGTGATAGGCGTTGGATTCCCGGGATTGATATTAATTTCGCCCAGATTTTCTGCGGCAACCTGATGGATATCAGAACTGTTCAGATTTTCCGAGACGCGCAGCGTATCGAGCTCTTTGCGGAATGAAAATATTACATCTCCATTAGAATCGAGCGAAAGGCCGGGCTGGTCGATTTTTCTGATAATCTCCGGCATCAGGTAGGTCTTATTGATGAGCGGCAGAGTCAGATTGGTTGACCATGTGGGCGCTTCCGGTTTTTTGACCGTGCATTGAATCATTGTCAGGAACGCTATGACGGCGATAATCCCCAGAAGGATTTTCAGGCAGTAGCCCAAGATTATTGACTCGGTTGAGCGAGTTATTTTACGCCGCCGCATAACAATGGCGATATTATCTTCCATACCTCCCCCGAAAAGTTATTATTTTCGTTCTTTGTAAGGGAGATTGCGCAAAGGAAATGCCGGAAATCTGCTATACGGTAAGCGGTTAAATGGTAGCTGGTTATGCTGAAATATCCATGTCCGTAAAGGCAGCGGATTATGGGGAAAATCCCATATGTGTGGAATTTATTCGGGCAATGTCTTAGCAGTCCACGCATTATAGCGCGGCCAGATTTTAGTTGACAAAATGGCCGGCAGAGGTTTCTTAATCCCTTATGAGCAGGTGGGATGTGCGTGGTATTGCCTACGCCGGCATAATTGCAGCGCTTTATGCCGCAGTGGCAATGTTATTGGCCCCGATAAGCTTTGGAGTCTATCAGGTCAGAGTTTCTGAAGTGCTGACAGTTTTGCCGTTTCTTATTCCCAGCGCTCCTATTGGCCTATTTGTGGGGTGCGGGGTGGCCAATATTTTTGGCGGAAATGGTATTCAGGATATACTTTTTGGTTCTCTATTCACACTGATAGCCGGTTATATGACTTATCTGACATCCAAACTCAAGACAAAAGAACTGGCCATGATACTGGCGCCTCTTCCACCGGTGTTAATTAACGCTTTCGGGGTGGCCATTTATCTGTCACAGATAACCGCCATGCCATACTTCTTTGTGGTTCAAATGATAGGAATCGGTCAGATTGTGGCCTGTTATGTTCTGGGACTGCCGTTACTTATTTACCTCACTTCCAGGAAATTTTCATTCCTCGAGACGATCGGCCGACGCTGAGGATAATTTGATACTAATGGGCAGGTGATTATGAGCAAATGGTTGATTATTTTCGAAGACGACAGATTTGATTGCTTTTATCCTTTGACTTATTTGCGACCGGTTTATTTTCTTCGTCCGGGGATCCGAGCGATGTATGAGAAGATCATCGATGATTTCCCGGGGTATAAATCTTTTCTATTCTGCCGCCCGGAGATTGCTGCGGTTACTTCTGAGATGACCCACATCCCGGTCAATCATGTGGATGAAGACAAAGCGGAAGAGGTTATTCTTATCAACGGCAGGTTGCGACTTTCGGCTGATTTTGCCGCCGCCCTGAATGCAGCCGGGAAGAATGCCTTTCTTACTTCCGGCGGAAATGTGGCCGCCATCAAAGTGGTCGGCGGTTTGACTCCGGACGAGCAGAATGATCTGAACAACGGTGAATTGGGGGCTTTTGCCGACAAAATTCGGCGCCGCTCGGAAGCGCTCGATGTCGAAATTCCATTTTACCAGTATCTCTGGGAGATGGTAAATGCCATTGATGAAGAGCTGGCCGATGATTTTGAATCTCTAAGGAAGCAGACCGGGGAGAGGATAAAGGAATTGGAACTGGAAGTGACGACCGGGAAAGCGAGCAGTTTGTATCCAGGTGTGCATTTTATTAATCCGGGGAGCATTTATGCTGCCCGTGATGCCGAGCTTCTTCCGGGCTCGGTTATTGATGCCTCCAAAGGACCGATTTTTATCGGCACCGGGGCCAGAATTGAGCCTTATACTTATTTAATTGGGCCGGCTTATCTCGGTAAGGACTCTATATTGGTCGGCGGGCGAATAGCGGGGAGCTCAATCGGGCCGGTGTGCAGGGTGGGAGGCGAGCTGGAGGAGACGATCATTCAGGGGTACAGCAATAAGTATCATGCCGGATTTATCGGACACAGTTATATCGGGGAATGGGTTAATCTGGGCGCCATGACCACCAATTCTGATCTGAAGAACAACTATTCTGCCGTTCGGGTCTCGGTCAACGGGAAGGAGATTGATACCGGCAGCATGAAAGTTGGCTCCTTTATCGGAGATTTCACCAAGACGGCCATCGGCACGCTTCTCAATACCGGGATAAATATCGGCATTGTTTGCAATATTGTTTCCGACGGCGTGGTGGCCGACAAAGAGATTCCCTCTTTCACCTGGTATTCCTCACGGCACAAGATAGATTATCAGGTTGCTAAAGTTATAGAGACTATAAAGCGAACCATGGGCAGGCGGGGTAAAGAACTATCGCCGCAATTGAGCGCCTTATTGACTGAAATAAGCCGTCTGAAATCGGAAAAGAAAGAGTGAGACAGAGAAGGGGTTCAGTGGATTTCGGATATGTCGATAATATGGTAATACGGCGCTATTTCGGACGGCAGGAGGAGGCATTTGCCTGAAGCTACAATGGCGGGGCAAAGTGACCCAAACATCTGATATGACGAGGACCAGCAATGCCAGAACTTCGTAAAGATCCAATAATTGGGCGGTGGGTAATCATTTCGACTGATAGGGGGAAAAGACCCTCGAGTTTCGGTAATATCCCGAAGCAGGAGGAGCCGAAGATGTGTCCGTTCTGCCCGGGTAATGAAGCCAGCACTCCGCCCGAGGTTTTGGCGTATCGGGAGAGTAGCTCTCAGCCGAATAAGCCGGGGTGGTTTTTGCGGGTAATCTCCAATAAGTATCCGGCATTAAGGATTGAGGGCGCCCTGAATCGTGAGCCGAAAGGGCTTTACGACCGGATGAATGGAATCGGCGCTCACGAGGTGATAATCGAGACGCCCGATCATGCCAAGGATCTGGCGGATCTTTCGGTGGAAGAGATAAAGAGTGTTCTCTGGGCTTTCCGCGAAAGATCGCTCGATTTGCAGAAGGATCGTCGTTTCAAATATATTCTGATATTCAAGAATCATGGTGAGGCGGCCGGTGCGTCTCTGGAGCATAGCCACAGTCAACTGATTGCCACGCCGATTGTGCCCAAGAGAGTCTCCGAAGAGATGAGCGGCGCCGAGAAATATTATGAGTTCAAGGAGCGGTGCATCTTCTGCGATATCATTCGGCAGGAACTATCGGAGCGAGAACGGATAGTCAGCGACTATGGTGATTTTATCACTTTTGAGCCGTTTGCCTCGCGTTTCCCCTTTGAGACCTGGCTTCTTCCCAAGCAGCATATGGCGCACTGGACCGGTCTGGCGGCGGATAATTATATGTACCTTGCCGAGGCTCTCAAAGATACTCTAAATCGCCTACGCATTGCACTCAACAACCCGCCCTTCAATTTCATAATTCATACGGCTCCGATCGGGGCCGAGTATGATGAGGTCTATCACTGGCATTTTGAAATAATCCCCAAGCTGACCAAAATGGCCGGTTTTGAATGGGGCTCGGGCTTTTATATCAATCCGACCCGTCCCGAGGATGCGGCCGCCTTTATGAAAGAAATCGATACCTCTCAGGCGGAAAAGTTATTCGGTCTTCATGCCGCCGGCTGACACCCATGGATAGACTGAATATTGCCTTCATTACTCCGGAAGCAGTTCCATACGTCAAAACGGGCGGGTTGGCCGATATCTCGGGCACCCTGCCGGAACATTTGGCCCGCCAGGGGCATTCGGTAAAGCTCTTCCTTCCTTTGTACCGTCAGGTAAGAACGACCTGCCCCGATCTGGAAAAGATTGAAAGCGAAATTATCTGTCGTGTGGGTGAAAAGGAACAAAAAGGTGAGCTTTATCGGCCGGCCAAAGGCACGGCCGGCGTTGAAGTAATATTTATTGCCAATGATTTTTATTTTGACCGGCCGGAATTATACCGCGATCCGGCGACCGGCCAGGATTACACTGATAATGATGAACGGTTCATTTTTTTCTCGCGGGCGGTGCTACAAGGATTAAAGGCTTTGAACTGGTCTCCGGAAATTTTGCACGCCAATGACTGGCAGTCGGCATTGGTACCTTCGTACCTGAAAACTCTCTACTGCGACGATCCTTTTTTTGAAAAGAGCCGGACAATATTCACCATTCATAATATGGGTTACAAAGGGGAATTTCCGGCCGAGACTTTCTCCAAAATCGGCCTAGATGAAATATACTTCAGTCCGGCCGGGCCGTTTGAGTATTGGGGAATGGTTAGCCTGATGAAATCGGCGATTATATTTGCCGACCATGTTACGACGGTTTCGCCCACTTATGCGCGTGAGATACAGAGTTCATCGGATTTTGGGATGGGTTTAGAG contains:
- a CDS encoding QueT transporter family protein; the protein is MSRWDVRGIAYAGIIAALYAAVAMLLAPISFGVYQVRVSEVLTVLPFLIPSAPIGLFVGCGVANIFGGNGIQDILFGSLFTLIAGYMTYLTSKLKTKELAMILAPLPPVLINAFGVAIYLSQITAMPYFFVVQMIGIGQIVACYVLGLPLLIYLTSRKFSFLETIGRR
- a CDS encoding putative sugar nucleotidyl transferase, whose amino-acid sequence is MSKWLIIFEDDRFDCFYPLTYLRPVYFLRPGIRAMYEKIIDDFPGYKSFLFCRPEIAAVTSEMTHIPVNHVDEDKAEEVILINGRLRLSADFAAALNAAGKNAFLTSGGNVAAIKVVGGLTPDEQNDLNNGELGAFADKIRRRSEALDVEIPFYQYLWEMVNAIDEELADDFESLRKQTGERIKELELEVTTGKASSLYPGVHFINPGSIYAARDAELLPGSVIDASKGPIFIGTGARIEPYTYLIGPAYLGKDSILVGGRIAGSSIGPVCRVGGELEETIIQGYSNKYHAGFIGHSYIGEWVNLGAMTTNSDLKNNYSAVRVSVNGKEIDTGSMKVGSFIGDFTKTAIGTLLNTGINIGIVCNIVSDGVVADKEIPSFTWYSSRHKIDYQVAKVIETIKRTMGRRGKELSPQLSALLTEISRLKSEKKE
- the galT gene encoding galactose-1-phosphate uridylyltransferase, producing MPELRKDPIIGRWVIISTDRGKRPSSFGNIPKQEEPKMCPFCPGNEASTPPEVLAYRESSSQPNKPGWFLRVISNKYPALRIEGALNREPKGLYDRMNGIGAHEVIIETPDHAKDLADLSVEEIKSVLWAFRERSLDLQKDRRFKYILIFKNHGEAAGASLEHSHSQLIATPIVPKRVSEEMSGAEKYYEFKERCIFCDIIRQELSERERIVSDYGDFITFEPFASRFPFETWLLPKQHMAHWTGLAADNYMYLAEALKDTLNRLRIALNNPPFNFIIHTAPIGAEYDEVYHWHFEIIPKLTKMAGFEWGSGFYINPTRPEDAAAFMKEIDTSQAEKLFGLHAAG